The Aythya fuligula isolate bAytFul2 chromosome 2, bAytFul2.pri, whole genome shotgun sequence genome contains a region encoding:
- the SGO1 gene encoding shugoshin 1 produces the protein MAERLKKPFKDSLSDIKERMKEKRNQKWIRLGKTSQITTIKCKRPTNSSVQMKSIQANNKALAQALQEEKLKLRDAQTTILHLRKEYQDLKFRMFALQRNLYFKQAQELVETKLSALSEIISKVSKNLLESVDLLGPAKDFCAIGGVNQRVLSSVLENNSSVIRKISSVELPQCADGDDQVLPSRMMADSETNEPAHSVTDTRQLPDNAISSVKITLDKGQTSDFDVDNIVSELESDSSNGDGFSTMLTKNVSTRRRCSKMRNQDELRMGVLGCLEALDSTRMPSKQDEIGLESLYTCTVENINSDISHVNEVDSELVLRQLDSETAKVNSDNGADLKQHKYKSREASQLVREKHQKVKVEGTKNTSRPRQKKRQGKENSKVKLDFLGGSNDAYDFNFEESVHVTPFRQNKVNDTDDVVDNKENSSETNTIKSSDSEEDLDDSLYVPYKKSKKRKSSMDKTDMSPVPVRPRSKRCLVQRDQKLYNEKETESNKSSDKSVKQSSELSRAHLCDVTNTASSLPSTGSAPIIPEGERPPSPKHKRSCTLIRSYKEPSISGKLRRGDPFTDVYFLNSPIFKQKKDSRRCSIRKRSLSKYNEKFVGC, from the exons ATGGCTGAACGCTTGAAAAAGCCCTTCAAAGACAGCCTGAGCGACATAAAAGAACgaatgaaagagaagagaaatcagaaatgGATAAGGTTGGGTAAAACTAGCCAGATCACGACTATAAAGTGCAAAAGACCAA CCAACAGCTCTGTGCAAATGAAGAGCATCCAAGCAAACAACAAAGCTCTGGCTCAGGCTTTGCAAGAGGAAAAGCTCAAACTGAGGGATGCCCAAACTACCATTCTTCATTTAAGGAAAGAGTATCAAGATCTGAAGTTTCGAATGTTTGCCTTGCAAAGAAATCTTTACTTCAAGCAAGCACAAGAACTTGTTGAG ACTAAACTGTCAGCCTTGAGTGAGATAATCTCAAAAGTTTCTAAGAACTTACTGGAGTCAGTTGATCTCCTTGGCCCAGCAAAGGACTTCTGTGCCATAGGTGGTGTA AACCAGAGAGTGCTTTCTTCAGTGCTTGAAAATAATTCCAGTgtcataagaaaaataagttctGT AGAGCTTCCACAGTGTGCTGACGGAGATGATCAAGTACTTCCAAGTAGAATGATGGCTGATAGTGAAACAAATGAGCCGGCTCATTCTGTGACAGATACTCGTCAGTTACCTGACAATGCCATTTCTTCAGTCAAAATAACTCTAGACAAAG GGCAAACATCTGATTTTGATGTGGACAACATAGTGTCAGAGCTGGAAAGTGATTCTTCAAATGGAGATGGATTTAGTACCATGTTAACAAAAAATGTGTCCACCAGGCGTCGCTGTTCAAAGATGAGAAATCAAGATGAACTTCGCATGGGTGTCTTGGGCTGCTTGGAAGCACTTGATTCAACAAGAATGCCTTCTAAACAGGATGAAATTGGACTTGAAAGTCTGTATACATGTACTGTAGAAAACATAAATTCAGATATTTCTCACGTAAATGAGGTAGATTCTGAGCTGGTGTTAAGGCAGTTGGATTCTGAAACTGCAAAAGTCAATTCAGACAACGGTGCTGATCTTAAGcaacataaatataaaagcagagaagccTCTCAACTAGTAAGAGAGAAGCATCAGAAGGTAAAAGTGGAAGGGACTAAAAATACTTCCAGaccaagacaaaagaaaagacagggTAAAGAGAATTCCAAAGTAAAACTGGATTTCTTGGGTGGCTCCAATGATGCTTATGACTTCAATTTTGAAGAGAGTGTCCATGTTACACCTTTTCGACAAAATAAGGTCAATGACACAGATGATGTTGTGGATAACAAAGAAAATTCATCTGAAACTAATACCATCAAGTCAAGTGATAGTGAAGAAGATTTAGATGATAGCCTTTATGTACCTtataaaaaatccaaaaaaaggaaaagctcaaTGGACAAGACAGATATGTCACCAGTCCCTGTAAGGCCAAGGTCTAAAAGATGTTTGGTACAGCGTGATCAGAAACTCTACAAtgaaaaagagactgaaagcAATAAATCAAGTGACAAGTCTGTTA agcaatCTTCTGAGCTGTCTCGTGCTCATCTCTGTGATGTTACCAATACTGCTTCATCGCTCCCTAGCACTGGGAGTGCACCTATTATCCCTGAAGGTGAAAGACCACCATCTCCAAAACACAAGCGTAGCTGTACTCTTATTAGGAGCTATAAAGAACCAAGTATTTCAGG gaaacTTAGAAGAGGAGATCCATTTACAGATGTGTATTTCCTGAATTCTCcaattttcaagcagaaaaaagatTCTAGAAGATGCTCTATTAGGAAGAGATCTCTATCAAAATACAATGAGAAATTTGTTGGTTGTTGA